One genomic segment of Microcella indica includes these proteins:
- a CDS encoding GntR family transcriptional regulator, whose translation MDDSRPIFRQLAEQIENQIIDGSLVEGAQVPSINEYAAFHRINPATALKGITLLVDAGVLYKRRGIGMFVAEGARSTLIADRRTTFRDDFLRPLLAEARALGISAEELADMIRKDTTP comes from the coding sequence ATGGACGACAGTCGCCCGATCTTCCGGCAGCTCGCCGAGCAGATCGAGAACCAGATCATCGACGGCTCGCTCGTCGAGGGCGCGCAAGTGCCGTCGATCAACGAGTACGCCGCCTTCCATCGCATCAATCCCGCCACCGCTCTCAAGGGCATCACCCTGCTCGTCGACGCCGGCGTGCTCTACAAGCGCCGCGGCATCGGCATGTTCGTGGCCGAGGGCGCTCGCTCCACCCTCATCGCAGACCGCCGCACGACGTTTCGCGACGACTTCCTGCGCCCCCTCCTCGCGGAGGCCCGAGCACTCGGCATCAGCGCCGAGGAGCTCGCCGACATGATTCGAAAGGACACCACCCCATGA
- a CDS encoding ABC transporter ATP-binding protein — translation MTPAPESPAVQARGLTKRYGSLAAVDDATFTTPKNTITGLLGRNGAGKTTLMRLITGQEFPTSGTVRLFGAPPVENAAVLQHTCFISEAQRYPDEFRIKHVLAGAPRFFAHWDAGFADDLVEEFRLTPKQRIKKLSRGQRSAIGVIVGLASRAPLTIFDEPYLGLDAVARQIFYDRLLADYSENPRTVILSTHLIDEVSQLLEHALVIDAGRIVIDAPVEELRSSAATVSGTTEAVERFIAGREVAHREQLGGLLSATVAAVDDADRAAARTAGLEVGPVSLQQLIVRRTGGFTTPSTTTTTHEEATA, via the coding sequence ATGACCCCCGCCCCTGAGTCCCCCGCAGTGCAGGCCCGCGGCCTCACCAAGCGCTACGGCTCGCTCGCGGCCGTCGACGACGCGACGTTCACTACGCCCAAGAACACCATCACGGGCCTCCTCGGCCGCAACGGCGCCGGCAAGACGACGCTCATGCGCCTCATCACCGGCCAGGAGTTCCCCACGAGCGGCACCGTGCGGCTCTTCGGCGCCCCGCCCGTGGAGAACGCTGCCGTGCTGCAGCACACGTGCTTCATCTCGGAGGCCCAGCGCTACCCCGATGAGTTCCGCATCAAGCACGTGCTCGCGGGCGCCCCGCGCTTCTTCGCCCACTGGGATGCCGGCTTCGCCGACGACCTCGTCGAGGAATTCCGCCTTACGCCGAAGCAGCGCATCAAGAAGCTCTCCCGCGGGCAGCGCTCCGCCATCGGCGTCATCGTGGGGCTCGCCTCGCGCGCACCGCTCACGATCTTCGACGAGCCGTACCTGGGCCTGGATGCTGTGGCTCGGCAGATCTTCTACGACCGCCTCCTCGCCGACTACAGCGAGAACCCCCGCACGGTCATTCTGTCCACGCACCTCATCGACGAGGTCAGCCAGCTTCTCGAGCACGCCCTCGTCATCGACGCCGGCCGCATCGTCATCGACGCACCCGTCGAGGAGCTGCGCTCGAGTGCCGCGACCGTGAGCGGCACGACCGAGGCCGTCGAGCGCTTCATCGCCGGCCGCGAGGTCGCCCACCGCGAGCAGCTCGGCGGGCTCTTGAGCGCCACCGTCGCGGCCGTGGACGACGCCGACCGCGCCGCCGCCCGCACTGCCGGCCTCGAGGTCGGGCCCGTCTCGCTGCAGCAGCTCATCGTGCGGCGCACGGGCGGCTTCACCACCCCATCCACCACCACCACCACGCACGAGGAGGCGACGGCATGA
- a CDS encoding ABC transporter permease, which produces MTALTADSLPTTARPLGRRISTIMLLQLTNPMTLIGWPLMILGFIYVLNLAIYGLISTATEGASAVGVNGGVGFIWVYTLVMAVQSVNQTFPLALGFGATRRDYLLGTGALFTLLSAGYAALIATLAMAERAVDYWGIGLRFFDTSPDFSWFELFLGTLLILLLFASIGAATASVYVRWKATGMYVFWAGLVVLLVAVGFLLTWTESWGAVGDFFATAGVLGTLAWSLVITALGAIAAYLILRRATPTNT; this is translated from the coding sequence ATGACCGCGCTCACCGCAGACAGCCTGCCCACGACGGCGCGACCGCTCGGGCGCCGGATCTCGACGATCATGCTCCTGCAGCTCACGAACCCCATGACCCTCATCGGGTGGCCGCTCATGATCCTGGGCTTCATCTACGTGCTCAACCTCGCCATCTACGGCCTCATCTCGACGGCGACAGAGGGCGCCTCCGCAGTCGGCGTCAACGGCGGCGTCGGGTTCATCTGGGTCTACACGCTCGTCATGGCCGTGCAGAGCGTCAACCAGACCTTCCCGCTGGCCCTCGGTTTCGGCGCTACCCGGCGCGACTACCTCCTCGGCACCGGTGCGCTCTTCACCCTGCTCTCCGCCGGCTACGCCGCGCTCATCGCCACGCTCGCCATGGCGGAGCGCGCCGTCGACTACTGGGGCATCGGCCTGCGATTCTTCGACACGTCGCCCGACTTCTCCTGGTTCGAGCTCTTCCTCGGCACCCTGCTCATCCTGCTGCTCTTCGCGTCCATCGGTGCGGCGACCGCGTCGGTCTACGTGCGCTGGAAGGCCACGGGCATGTACGTCTTCTGGGCAGGACTCGTCGTCCTCCTCGTCGCCGTGGGCTTCCTCCTCACCTGGACCGAGTCATGGGGGGCGGTAGGCGACTTCTTCGCCACGGCCGGCGTGCTCGGCACCCTCGCGTGGAGCCTCGTCATCACGGCTCTCGGTGCCATCGCCGCCTACCTCATCCTGCGGAGGGCGACGCCCACGAACACCTAG
- a CDS encoding DUF7059 domain-containing protein: MESDLLTRLRADLLTAVYTVDRVQQLWGPDADAALHRGDRVLALRKARAAGPEPVALLARLFRLHDELTGPELAAAFPALGVEGASALGLVDEAGRARVDVGPLTALDSAGAAEWWIVSDLDEHALGGALPPGHVLGVGGASLTLAGLQPTTPVGSVLDLGTGCGVQSLFAARGAERVVATDVSPRALELAGATFALSAVDTVELRHGDLYVPVTGERFDRIVSNPPFVITPRREGVPLYEYRDGGRVGDGIVEEVVRGAADHLVPGGTAHLLGNWEYRDDEDGLSRVARWLELAGLDGWVIERERQSPAEYAATWIRDGGTRAGTPEFERLAGEWIDDFAARGVVGVGFGYLVLRHPAPGTATLRRTEVVASPRPDASAGLGDTLLAGFAMHDRLAPLDDAALAELRCAVAGDVTEERHYWPGAEGPTVIRLRQGGGLAREIEADAALAGFVGASDGGLSVGEIASALAHLLEVDEGELREQLLPQVRELLVTGLLTLSE; the protein is encoded by the coding sequence GTGGAATCCGACCTCCTGACCCGCCTGCGCGCCGACCTCCTGACCGCCGTCTACACCGTCGACCGGGTGCAGCAGCTGTGGGGGCCCGACGCCGATGCCGCACTGCACCGCGGTGATCGCGTGCTGGCGCTGCGGAAGGCGCGCGCGGCGGGCCCCGAGCCTGTCGCCCTGCTCGCGCGGTTGTTCCGCCTGCACGACGAGCTCACCGGCCCGGAGCTCGCCGCGGCGTTCCCCGCTCTCGGCGTCGAGGGGGCGAGCGCGCTCGGGCTCGTCGACGAGGCCGGGCGAGCGCGAGTCGACGTCGGCCCGCTCACCGCGCTCGACAGCGCCGGCGCGGCCGAGTGGTGGATCGTCTCCGACCTCGACGAGCACGCGCTCGGCGGTGCTCTGCCGCCCGGCCACGTGCTCGGCGTGGGTGGAGCCTCGCTCACGCTCGCGGGCCTGCAGCCCACGACGCCCGTCGGGTCGGTGCTCGACCTGGGCACGGGCTGCGGCGTGCAGAGCCTTTTCGCGGCGCGCGGAGCCGAGCGGGTCGTCGCCACGGACGTCTCGCCGCGCGCCCTCGAACTGGCGGGCGCGACGTTCGCGCTCTCCGCGGTCGACACGGTCGAGCTGCGGCACGGCGATCTCTACGTGCCGGTGACGGGGGAGCGGTTCGACCGCATCGTGAGCAACCCGCCGTTCGTCATCACGCCGCGCCGCGAGGGCGTGCCGCTCTACGAGTACCGCGACGGCGGTCGCGTGGGCGACGGGATCGTCGAGGAGGTCGTGCGCGGCGCGGCCGACCACCTCGTGCCGGGCGGCACAGCGCACCTTCTCGGCAACTGGGAGTATCGCGACGACGAGGATGGCCTGTCTCGCGTCGCCCGCTGGCTCGAGCTGGCGGGCCTCGACGGCTGGGTCATCGAGCGCGAGCGCCAGTCGCCCGCCGAGTACGCCGCCACCTGGATCCGCGACGGTGGCACGCGCGCGGGCACGCCCGAGTTCGAGCGCCTGGCGGGGGAGTGGATCGACGACTTCGCGGCGCGCGGCGTCGTGGGCGTCGGGTTCGGGTACCTCGTGCTGCGGCATCCGGCTCCCGGCACGGCGACCCTGCGCCGCACGGAGGTCGTGGCGTCGCCCCGGCCCGACGCCTCGGCGGGTCTCGGCGACACCCTGCTCGCGGGCTTCGCGATGCACGATCGTCTCGCGCCTCTCGACGATGCGGCGCTCGCCGAGCTGCGCTGCGCGGTCGCGGGCGATGTGACGGAGGAGCGCCACTACTGGCCGGGCGCCGAGGGCCCGACCGTCATCCGGCTGCGTCAGGGCGGTGGGCTGGCTCGGGAGATCGAGGCGGATGCTGCGCTTGCCGGCTTCGTCGGTGCGAGCGATGGCGGCCTGAGCGTCGGAGAGATCGCGAGCGCCCTCGCCCACCTGCTCGAGGTGGACGAGGGCGAGCTGCGCGAGCAGCTGCTGCCGCAGGTGCGCGAGCTGCTCGTCACGGGCCTGCTGACGCTCAGCGAGTAG
- a CDS encoding YceI family protein, which yields MTTLTADAIPGYVAGTWTIDASHSEIGFSVRHLAISKVRGTFEQFDATVTAAENPLESSVVVSVDIASINTKNADRDAHLRSNDFFAPEQYPTMEFRSTGIRTEGDELKLDGELTLRGVTKPITFTGEFGGIAKDPWGNIVAAANGHAVINRHDFGVSWNAPLEAGGFLLGDEVTITIDAQFQLQS from the coding sequence ATGACTACTCTCACCGCCGACGCGATCCCCGGCTACGTCGCAGGAACCTGGACCATCGACGCCTCGCACTCCGAGATCGGCTTCAGCGTTCGCCACCTCGCGATCAGCAAGGTGCGCGGCACCTTCGAGCAGTTCGACGCGACCGTCACCGCGGCCGAGAACCCGCTCGAGTCGAGCGTCGTCGTGAGCGTCGACATCGCGTCGATCAACACCAAGAACGCCGACCGCGACGCCCACCTGCGCAGCAACGACTTCTTCGCGCCCGAGCAGTACCCGACCATGGAGTTCCGCTCGACGGGCATCCGCACCGAGGGCGACGAGCTGAAGCTCGACGGCGAGCTCACCCTGCGCGGCGTGACCAAGCCGATCACCTTCACGGGCGAGTTCGGCGGCATCGCGAAGGACCCGTGGGGCAACATCGTCGCCGCCGCGAACGGTCACGCGGTCATCAACCGCCACGACTTCGGCGTGAGCTGGAACGCTCCCCTCGAGGCCGGCGGCTTCCTCCTCGGCGACGAGGTGACGATCACGATCGACGCGCAGTTCCAGCTGCAGTCCTGA
- a CDS encoding FBP domain-containing protein, which produces MRELTAEQIRGSIVNATEAEIARMPLPGLYETLWDEREYLGWRDPDGLPRGYIVHWVDDRPVGFMVRAASSTLRPGIGAMCSFCHTPQPSTQVLMFSAPKGGAAGRDGNTIGTYLCADLACSMMIRMLPATSELTLSRSEVVARRSAGLTERLQRFTTNLLKTA; this is translated from the coding sequence ATGAGAGAACTGACTGCCGAGCAGATTCGCGGCTCGATCGTGAACGCGACCGAGGCCGAGATCGCGAGAATGCCGCTGCCCGGTCTGTACGAGACCCTGTGGGACGAGCGGGAGTACCTCGGCTGGCGCGACCCCGACGGCTTGCCGCGCGGCTACATCGTGCACTGGGTCGACGACCGCCCGGTCGGGTTCATGGTGCGCGCCGCCTCGTCGACCCTGCGCCCCGGCATCGGGGCCATGTGCTCGTTCTGCCACACCCCGCAGCCCTCGACGCAGGTGCTCATGTTCAGCGCGCCCAAGGGCGGTGCCGCGGGCCGCGACGGCAACACCATCGGCACCTACCTGTGCGCCGATCTGGCGTGCTCGATGATGATCAGGATGCTGCCCGCCACGAGCGAGCTCACCCTCAGCCGCAGCGAGGTCGTCGCGCGCCGCAGCGCCGGTCTCACCGAGCGTCTGCAGCGCTTCACGACCAACCTGCTCAAGACGGCCTGA
- a CDS encoding alpha/beta hydrolase gives MTSDACSRRRPASRRTRRVRAVGVGALGALLLVIIGFLLWANSPYQAEREATLEVFRNGGIQVAAVDEGILMTPIADSIALPESPAGLVFVPGARVDAYAYLYQLSGIVEEQGVTMLITEPALNLAFFDTRELDDLTTAAPDVERWFVGGHSLGGVRACMMAADSEAEGLVLLGSYCANDLSESELTVLSIAAENDGLTELDTIAESAARLPDTARFEVIEGANHAAFGDYGPQSGDGERSITSEQMREQLTALLVELLR, from the coding sequence ATGACCTCTGACGCTTGCTCTCGCCGTCGCCCCGCCAGCCGGCGCACCCGCCGCGTGCGGGCCGTCGGAGTCGGCGCCCTCGGAGCACTGCTCCTCGTCATCATCGGCTTCCTCCTCTGGGCCAACAGCCCGTACCAGGCAGAGCGCGAGGCGACGCTCGAGGTGTTCCGCAACGGCGGTATTCAGGTCGCCGCCGTCGACGAGGGCATCCTCATGACTCCGATCGCCGACTCGATCGCCCTCCCCGAGAGCCCCGCCGGCCTCGTCTTCGTCCCCGGCGCCCGCGTCGACGCCTACGCGTACCTCTACCAGCTCAGCGGCATCGTGGAGGAGCAGGGCGTCACGATGCTCATCACCGAGCCGGCGCTCAACCTCGCGTTCTTCGACACGCGCGAGCTCGACGACCTCACGACAGCCGCGCCCGACGTGGAGCGCTGGTTCGTCGGGGGCCACTCGCTCGGGGGCGTGCGTGCCTGCATGATGGCGGCCGACTCCGAGGCGGAGGGTCTCGTGCTGCTCGGCAGCTACTGCGCCAACGACCTGAGCGAGAGCGAGCTCACGGTGCTGAGCATCGCTGCCGAGAACGACGGCCTCACCGAGCTCGACACCATCGCCGAGTCTGCCGCGCGGCTGCCCGACACCGCGCGGTTTGAGGTCATCGAGGGCGCCAACCATGCCGCGTTCGGTGACTACGGGCCGCAGTCCGGCGACGGGGAGCGCTCGATCACGAGCGAGCAGATGCGCGAGCAGCTCACCGCACTGCTCGTCGAGCTTCTGCGCTAG
- a CDS encoding NAD-dependent epimerase/dehydratase family protein, with protein MQKRAILLGGSGQIGTAAARTLLTHGWDVTVAHRGERPSTVEGVRTLTLDREDAAAARSAASGADLVLDCVAYTAEHAETYAPLAGDVGSLVVISTASVYAGIDGSSPDDATGVDDFPTYPVPITEDHPTVGEAGPGARTGYSAGKAALERALLAIDALPVTILRPGAIHGPESPALREWYFLGRALDGRDRVPLAYRGESRFSTSATVNIAELVRLAAEHPGQRVLNAVDDPVPTALEIGQDVFAHVGHTAEFDLLAGPPVDGVGAHPWAAPNPMVLSMQAAREQLGYEPLGTHRSTIGSALDWMLARVAEGDWRELFPGLARYGAEHWFDYAAEDRALGV; from the coding sequence ATGCAGAAGCGGGCGATTCTTCTCGGCGGATCCGGTCAGATCGGCACAGCCGCCGCCCGCACCCTCCTCACGCACGGCTGGGACGTCACGGTCGCGCACCGCGGCGAGCGCCCGAGCACCGTCGAGGGCGTGCGCACCCTCACCCTGGACCGCGAGGATGCGGCGGCTGCGCGCTCCGCCGCCTCCGGCGCCGACCTCGTTCTCGACTGCGTCGCCTACACCGCCGAGCACGCGGAGACGTACGCGCCCCTCGCGGGCGATGTGGGGTCGCTCGTCGTCATCTCCACGGCGTCCGTCTACGCGGGGATCGACGGCTCCTCACCCGACGACGCGACCGGGGTCGACGACTTTCCCACTTACCCCGTGCCGATCACCGAGGACCACCCCACCGTCGGCGAGGCGGGCCCCGGCGCGCGCACCGGCTACTCGGCCGGCAAGGCCGCGCTCGAGCGCGCCCTGCTCGCGATCGACGCACTGCCCGTGACGATCCTGCGCCCCGGCGCCATCCACGGCCCCGAGTCGCCGGCGCTGCGCGAGTGGTACTTCCTCGGTCGCGCGCTCGATGGTCGCGACCGCGTGCCGCTCGCCTACCGCGGGGAGAGCAGGTTCTCGACATCGGCGACGGTGAACATCGCCGAGCTCGTGCGGCTCGCGGCCGAGCATCCGGGCCAGCGGGTTCTCAACGCCGTCGACGACCCGGTGCCCACGGCGCTCGAGATCGGGCAGGACGTCTTCGCCCACGTCGGCCACACCGCCGAATTCGATCTGCTCGCGGGGCCCCCCGTCGACGGCGTCGGCGCGCACCCGTGGGCGGCGCCGAACCCCATGGTGCTGTCGATGCAGGCAGCGCGCGAGCAGCTCGGCTACGAGCCCCTCGGCACGCACCGGTCGACGATCGGCTCTGCGCTCGACTGGATGCTCGCGCGCGTCGCGGAGGGCGACTGGCGCGAGCTCTTCCCCGGGCTCGCGCGGTACGGCGCCGAACACTGGTTCGACTACGCCGCCGAGGATCGCGCGCTCGGCGTCTGA
- a CDS encoding SDR family oxidoreductase, with protein sequence MPRRALDTTVPDLTGRLAVVTGANSGLGFGLTGRLAEAGAEVVMAVRNREKGEDARTRLLEQHPAATLRLLDLDLASLDSVRAAAHSLLEEDCPIDLLINNAGIMAVPELERTEDGFELQFGSNHLGPFALTGHLLPALVRAEAPRVVSTSSLAANAGRWQWENLNAEQGYSAWGAYGLSKLANLSFARELQRRSDAHGWGLLSTAAHPGGTLTNLQTTGPRRGVAPSKRRQRLAARIMQTVDVGMLPSLYAATSPDAEPGGYYGPKGFLEVRGEPARARIPRAARDRAAEARLWAVSESLTGVRFVEQVPAV encoded by the coding sequence ATGCCGCGCCGCGCCCTCGACACGACCGTGCCCGACCTCACCGGACGCCTCGCCGTCGTCACGGGGGCCAACAGCGGCCTCGGCTTCGGCCTCACCGGCCGGCTCGCCGAGGCGGGCGCCGAGGTCGTCATGGCGGTGCGCAATCGGGAGAAGGGCGAGGACGCTCGTACGCGGCTGCTCGAGCAGCATCCCGCCGCGACGCTGCGCCTGCTCGACCTCGATCTGGCCTCGCTCGACAGCGTGCGCGCCGCGGCGCACTCCCTCCTGGAGGAGGACTGCCCGATCGACCTGCTGATCAACAACGCCGGCATCATGGCCGTGCCGGAGCTCGAGCGCACCGAGGACGGCTTCGAGCTGCAGTTCGGCAGCAACCACCTGGGTCCGTTCGCCCTCACCGGCCATCTGCTGCCCGCCCTCGTGCGCGCCGAGGCACCGCGTGTGGTCTCGACGAGCAGCCTTGCCGCGAACGCCGGCCGCTGGCAGTGGGAGAACCTGAACGCGGAGCAGGGCTACAGCGCCTGGGGCGCCTACGGCCTGTCGAAGCTCGCGAACCTCTCCTTCGCCCGGGAGCTGCAGCGCCGCAGCGACGCCCACGGGTGGGGGCTCCTGAGCACCGCCGCGCACCCGGGCGGCACCCTCACGAACCTGCAGACGACGGGCCCGCGGCGCGGGGTCGCGCCGAGCAAGCGCCGCCAGCGCCTGGCCGCCCGCATCATGCAGACGGTCGATGTCGGCATGCTGCCGTCCCTGTACGCGGCGACGAGCCCCGACGCCGAGCCGGGCGGCTACTACGGCCCGAAGGGCTTCCTCGAGGTGCGCGGCGAGCCGGCACGAGCGCGCATCCCCCGCGCCGCCCGCGATCGCGCGGCCGAGGCCCGCCTCTGGGCGGTCTCGGAGAGCCTCACCGGTGTGCGCTTCGTGGAGCAGGTGCCCGCAGTCTGA
- a CDS encoding NYN domain-containing protein has protein sequence MAEPFEGRVAVYIDFDNIVISRYDQVHGRGAWRKDNVYRLPAGLTGATDEIKDKLRHAEVDISAILDFASSFGTIVLSRAYADWSIGVNAAYQGQLMERAVDLTQLFPATQQMKNGADIRLSVDVVEDLFRLPDITHVVIAAGDSDYIALAQRSKRLGRYVVGIGVAGGTSKSLKAACNEFADYDGLPGIRPASRIAADLSSAVEAEDGAKDAAEAADTDDSADTKPRRRRATKPATTSARTTQDEATGLLVRALRLAHEKDDSDWLHNSEVKKQMVRLDPAFNEKVLGFSSFSAFVKSREEVAELDESSQNRRVRLRD, from the coding sequence ATGGCTGAACCGTTCGAAGGTCGTGTCGCGGTCTACATCGACTTCGACAACATCGTGATCTCCCGCTACGACCAGGTGCACGGTCGCGGCGCATGGCGCAAAGACAACGTCTACCGGCTCCCGGCGGGCCTCACGGGCGCGACCGACGAGATCAAGGACAAGCTGCGGCACGCCGAGGTCGACATCAGCGCCATTCTCGACTTCGCGTCGAGCTTCGGCACGATCGTGCTCTCGCGCGCCTATGCGGACTGGTCGATCGGCGTCAACGCCGCCTACCAGGGCCAGCTCATGGAGCGCGCCGTCGACCTCACGCAGCTCTTCCCCGCGACGCAGCAGATGAAGAACGGCGCCGACATCCGCCTCTCGGTCGACGTCGTCGAAGACCTCTTTCGCCTGCCCGACATCACGCACGTCGTCATCGCCGCGGGCGACAGCGACTACATCGCGCTCGCGCAGCGCTCCAAGCGCCTCGGCCGCTACGTGGTCGGTATCGGCGTGGCGGGCGGCACGAGCAAGAGCCTCAAGGCGGCGTGCAACGAGTTCGCCGACTACGACGGTCTGCCGGGCATCCGCCCCGCGTCGCGCATCGCCGCCGACCTCAGCAGCGCGGTCGAGGCGGAGGACGGCGCGAAGGATGCGGCCGAAGCCGCCGACACCGACGATTCTGCCGACACCAAGCCCCGCCGTCGCCGCGCGACGAAGCCCGCCACCACCTCAGCGCGCACGACGCAGGACGAGGCGACCGGTCTGCTCGTGCGCGCGCTGCGCCTCGCCCATGAGAAGGACGACAGCGACTGGCTGCACAACTCTGAGGTGAAGAAGCAGATGGTGCGCCTCGACCCCGCCTTCAACGAGAAGGTGCTCGGCTTCTCGTCGTTCAGCGCGTTCGTCAAGTCGCGCGAGGAGGTCGCCGAGCTCGACGAGAGCTCGCAGAACCGCCGAGTGCGCCTGCGCGACTAG
- a CDS encoding DUF202 domain-containing protein, which translates to MTAVVDTGLQAERTLLAWRRTCLTLAVGLALAIRYSEILDPAVALWIGLPALALTVAAYAATSVRYRTAARALVSGAPAVYASGRAVAAVSLVTLLLGVAALGFVLVGQGAPW; encoded by the coding sequence GTGACTGCCGTCGTCGACACGGGCCTTCAGGCGGAGCGCACGTTGCTCGCGTGGCGGCGAACATGTCTCACGCTCGCCGTTGGGCTGGCGCTCGCAATCAGGTACAGCGAGATTCTCGACCCCGCCGTTGCGCTGTGGATCGGGCTGCCCGCACTCGCGCTCACCGTCGCGGCGTATGCCGCCACGTCCGTCCGGTACCGAACGGCCGCGCGTGCGCTCGTTTCCGGCGCTCCTGCCGTGTACGCAAGCGGCCGCGCGGTGGCGGCGGTAAGCCTTGTCACGCTCCTTCTCGGTGTCGCCGCCCTCGGATTCGTCCTCGTCGGCCAGGGAGCCCCGTGGTGA
- a CDS encoding IS3 family transposase (programmed frameshift): protein MARPNKYPRELRERAVRMVAEVRPDYPSEHAAITAVAGMLGIGSPETVRTWIRRQQVDVGQRPGVTTEAQAEIKKLKRENAELRRANEILKAASGFLRGRTRPASEAIVAFITDHKDRNDGGLRWGVESICAVLTQHEVKIAPSTYYDARKRRPSARQVSDERWKPIVLGCWQRQRRVLGARKLWLRLRREGHDIARCTVERLMRELGIAGVRRGKRTNPVDADPRETRPADLVDRHFARFRTNQLWVADFTYVWSWSGWVYVAFVFDVHSRRILGWRAATRMTTPLVLDCLEMAFWTRRREGVADFAGLTHHTDAGSVYTSIAFTDRLIEEGIDPSVGSVGDAYDNSLAESQIGLYKTELIHHEGPWRNVDQVEAATADWVQWFNTERIHSSIDDLTPIELEQLEYALTEPLEQAG, encoded by the exons ATGGCACGACCCAACAAGTATCCGCGCGAGCTTCGTGAGCGCGCAGTCCGCATGGTCGCCGAGGTGCGGCCTGACTATCCCAGCGAGCACGCCGCGATCACCGCGGTCGCCGGCATGCTCGGCATCGGCTCGCCCGAAACGGTCCGAACCTGGATTCGGCGGCAGCAGGTCGATGTCGGCCAACGGCCGGGGGTGACCACCGAGGCGCAGGCGGAGATCAAGAAGCTCAAACGAGAGAACGCCGAGTTGCGGCGGGCGAACGAGATATTGAAGGCGGCTTCGG GCTTTCTTCGCGGCCGAACTCGACCGGCCAGCGAAGCGATAGTCGCGTTCATCACCGACCACAAGGACCGCAATGATGGTGGCCTGCGATGGGGTGTCGAGTCGATCTGCGCCGTGCTCACCCAGCATGAGGTGAAGATCGCCCCATCGACCTACTATGACGCCCGCAAGCGTCGACCCTCAGCGCGGCAGGTGTCCGATGAGCGGTGGAAGCCGATCGTGCTGGGCTGCTGGCAGCGGCAACGGCGCGTGCTGGGCGCTCGGAAGCTCTGGTTGCGTCTGCGCCGCGAGGGCCACGACATTGCCCGTTGCACGGTGGAGCGCCTCATGCGCGAGCTCGGCATCGCTGGCGTGCGACGTGGGAAACGCACCAATCCGGTCGATGCTGACCCGCGCGAGACCAGACCTGCCGACCTTGTCGATCGGCATTTCGCCAGGTTCCGCACGAACCAACTCTGGGTCGCTGACTTCACCTACGTGTGGTCGTGGTCCGGATGGGTTTACGTCGCGTTCGTGTTCGATGTTCACTCCCGCCGCATCCTGGGCTGGCGGGCGGCGACGAGAATGACGACGCCGCTGGTGCTCGACTGCCTGGAGATGGCGTTCTGGACCAGGCGCCGCGAGGGCGTCGCCGACTTCGCCGGACTGACGCATCACACCGATGCCGGCAGCGTCTATACGTCCATTGCCTTCACCGACCGCCTGATCGAGGAAGGCATCGACCCCTCGGTTGGATCCGTCGGCGACGCCTACGACAACTCCCTCGCGGAGTCCCAGATCGGACTCTATAAGACCGAGTTGATCCATCACGAAGGGCCCTGGCGAAACGTCGATCAGGTCGAGGCCGCGACCGCGGACTGGGTGCAGTGGTTTAACACCGAACGCATCCACAGTTCGATCGATGACCTCACCCCGATCGAACTGGAGCAGCTCGAATATGCTCTGACCGAGCCCCTCGAACAAGCGGGCTGA
- a CDS encoding YidH family protein, with protein MPEPTPRRFPRRVFSVGGEPDPRFSLANERTFLSWVRTALALMLAGVALEVLDAPIQGGWRLAAALIFVALGLVGSVHAWVSWASTEKAI; from the coding sequence TTGCCTGAGCCGACGCCGAGGCGGTTTCCCCGCCGAGTGTTCTCGGTTGGCGGTGAACCCGATCCGCGTTTTTCGCTCGCGAACGAGCGCACGTTCCTCTCCTGGGTGCGCACCGCGCTGGCACTCATGCTCGCGGGCGTCGCACTCGAAGTACTTGACGCGCCGATCCAAGGCGGGTGGCGACTGGCGGCGGCGCTCATTTTCGTTGCCCTTGGGCTCGTGGGCAGCGTGCACGCCTGGGTATCGTGGGCCTCTACAGAGAAGGCCATATGA